A stretch of the Bacillota bacterium genome encodes the following:
- the mtrB gene encoding trp RNA-binding attenuation protein MtrB, with product MEQFVQGDYIAVKALENGVTIIGLTRGRDTKLHHTEKIDKGEVMIAQFTEHTSAIKIRGRAVIYTKFGTFETST from the coding sequence ATGGAGCAATTTGTTCAAGGAGATTATATTGCGGTTAAGGCTTTAGAAAACGGGGTTACTATCATTGGCCTTACCCGGGGAAGGGATACCAAGCTTCATCATACCGAGAAAATTGACAAGGGAGAAGTCATGATTGCTCAATTTACCGAACATACTTCAGCGATAAAAATTCGCGGCCGGGCGGTTATATATACAAAATTTGGAACCTTTGAAACTTCTACTTAA
- a CDS encoding DUF2007 domain-containing protein codes for MWTVVYIAPNRAIAEMLKEILTSEGLLVMLRSTGIPHFGDGGAVEILVPESEAEEAYEILSTAVPV; via the coding sequence GTGTGGACAGTAGTTTATATTGCGCCGAACCGGGCAATCGCTGAGATGCTCAAAGAAATTCTTACTTCTGAGGGACTTTTAGTAATGCTCCGGTCTACCGGTATCCCTCATTTTGGCGATGGGGGAGCGGTAGAAATTTTAGTGCCGGAGTCGGAGGCAGAAGAAGCCTACGAGATTTTAAGCACTGCTGTTCCTGTTTAA